A segment of the Mangrovimonas sp. YM274 genome:
ACCATAGACAATGGTACTTACCGCTATTTTATAAAAACCACCGACAACACTATTGTTGAGCTAAAAAACACCAAAAATCCAGATACCCGTAAATATCAAAACGAATATAAAACCACTTTAGAACAAGCTACAAAAGGTTCTGGTATGTCCACTAAAAATGTGAACCTCACCATACCTAGCTTGAAAAAATTTGTTGACAGTTATAACAGCACTTCGGATGCCTCTTACCAAACACAGGATATCAAAGCCCAACCAGAAATGCGACTTGGTGTGTTTGGAGGCATTACCAACAGCCCTTTCATCTACAACCCAGAGAATTACACCTCTTCGGTTTTGGGTGCCGAATTGGAAGTGATTACCAATGCCGAAAAACAGAGACATTCTGGATTTTTGCAATTCCGACATACTTTTGAAAACAAAGATTTTGAATATCGCACAACCGAAATTTCTTTGGGATATCGCTTTAGAGCGCTTAAATTTAGAAGACTTGACATCTATGCCGATGTGAAATTTGCGACTTTGAATCTTTCGGACAGGGCTTATACTTATACTGACGACAATGATAATGTTGTGAGCGCAAATGAAAAAGAAACTATTTTCGACGCTCCTTTTATTTTTGGAATTGGAGCTGATTACCGCATTTCCAACAGGAGTTACATCATGTTTGGATTCAATAATCTTGCTGCCATTAGATTGGAAAACGGCAAACATTTTTCTACCGATTTCACCCTAGGGTACAAACTTAAACTTTAGGTTCTTTTTATTGAATATTCACCACAATTGGCAAGCTAAACTGCGTGGCCACCTGTTGGCTTCGCTTGATGGCCGGATATATTTTTGGCAGGGAATCGAAACTTTGAAGTAATAGACTATCCAAATCTGGAATTTGTTGTCCCGTCATTGGCTTATAACTGATGTCATTTATGGTGAATTGCCCCTTATTATCTATGGTAATTTTCAGTAGAATGGTATCCGATACATCTTGTGACACTATAATGTGCTGTTTAGACAATTGCGTAGCCACAATGTTTTGAAGCGTTTGTTCAAAACACTGCTTTTTCACATATTTCCCCGATGAGGAATCACAGGAAGCAAATGTAGGGTACTCGTCTACATCCTTCCAATTAAACGTTTGCAACTCTTCCTCCAAAAGCTCATCCGAAGAGATCTTTTTTTGTTCAAAGTAGTTACAGGACGTTAACAAAACAACACAAAATACTAGTAATAAGTGCTTCATTTATATATTACTGAACTCGAAAAGTACAATTTTTCAGCGATTTAAAATACAATTATACTACTTCAATCGTTTCAATAATATACAAATAAAATCAGGAATATCTCTACCTCCAAAAACAACTACACAAAATACCTTCAACCTATTAAATATCAAAGCAAAACATCTTTAAAATATTTAAATTTAAAGGATCCCATATTTTAGAATTGTAACTTTAAATCATCAATTTCGTCATACAAACCAATACTACTTTACTATATGGACATATTTTTAATTACAATTGCATCCTTGTGTATGATTTTAGGAATTGCGGGAAGCTTTTTACCCATTCTACCAGGACCATTACTAAGCTGGATAGGTTTATTGCTTATTGGCTTTTCAAAAAACATTCCACTAAGTCAAACTTTTTTAATACTCACATTTATTATAGCAACCGTGATTATGATTTTGGATTACATTATTCCTGCCGTTGGCACCAAACGATATGGAGGTAGTAGAGCTGGCATTGTTGGCACCTCAATAGGACTTATTATTGGCTTGCTTTTTCTTGGCCCCTTCGGAATTATTATTGGGCCATTTATAGGAGCCTTAATAGGAGAACTAATCAACAAAAGCTCTTTGAACACCGCCATGAAAGCGGCTTGGGGATCGTTTTTGGGTTTTTTAGCCTCAACCTTTATGAAGTTTGTTATCTCCATAGTGTACTTAGGCTTCTTTATTGCCAAACTGGTTGATAATTGGAGCAGTATCACCTCGTAAAACAAATAAGCCTGATAACGGGTTATCAGGCTTAAGTTCTTTGCTATCAATTCAACAAATTACTTAGAGGGATTAATTAATTCTGTTGACTAATTCAAATATAGGCTAGTCTTTTCTTTTAAAATTGCGGAAAAACCTCAAACTTGATGCGGAAAAACCGTAAAACACAGCGGTTACAAGGCTTTACAAGAATTTTAAAACATCAGAAAATTATAGTTTTTCCATTTCCCTATAAAAATCCTTTATCACGTGCTTCCTTTAAAAGTGTTTCATCTTTGCCATCTTCCACCGAAAACAACAATTTCATCTGTTTTTTGCGCTTTTCGATGGCACTCATAGAAAGGTCTATATATTCTTTCAGGCTTCTGGTTTTAATCCCTTGCGAAAGCAAATGGAGTATTTTCCTGTTGATATCGTCAATATAAACATCACTGGAAACAGTCTTCTTCAAGTAATTATTTACGGTACTGCTGTAATAAGGTGGTGATACCAAGATATGCTGAAAAGCTTCTGCCAACTCTATTGAGGTTAGGTCACTCTTAATCAAAAATCCATCAGGTTGTACTTCCTTGATTATATTGTGAATTCTATACGATTCATTGAACATGGTAAGAATAATGATTTTAGAATGAGGCATAATATCCCGGGCAATTTTCGCCAAATCTTCGCCTGAGGTAATTGTACCATCTGTCGAACTAGGCAAACTGATATCAAAAAAACAAACGTCATAAGGTCGTTCATTTGCCGAACGTTGCAACAGTTCGTTGGCGGTATCGCAGTTATTTGCAGTATCAATTAAAAGTACTTGATCATCATTTTTTGTTGCCATCAAAGTATTTTGATATCCTTCAATAATCATTGGGTGATCGTCTACCATTAAGATATTTATCTGCTGCATCATAGTTTTAGTTTATATATGGAATTTCTATTTTAATTTTTGTTCCCTGTTTTGGAGCTGAACTGATGGATAATTTACCATCAACTTCCGCAATTCTGGAGTTGATATTTTTTAAACCTATACCCTTTCGGCTTCTATTTATATCAAACCCTCTCCCATCGTCTTTAAGGGTCACAACAATGGTATCTTCTTGTAAATCCACTTCTATGTTTACCAACTGTGCCTCGGCATGTTTGTATATATTTTGAAGCGATTCCTGAATGATTCTATAAATATTGATTTTGGTTTTATTAGGTACATTTTCCCAATTAATATCATCTGTATAATCAAATGTATATTTTAACTGATAAGCATTAGCCTGTTTTTCTACGAGCTCTCCAACAATATCCATAAATCCAGAACCAGACACAAAATCGGTATTCAAATCATGGGAAATTTTTCTTATATCTTCTTCAATCTTCTTGAGCTCAGAAATATACCCAATTCTACTTTTAGCAGCTTCCTGCCCCTCACTAAAGCTCAAACTATCTAGACTAAGCCTAGTCCCAAACAAGCGCCCTAGAATCCCATCATGCAACTCCTCGGAAATACGCTTCTTTTCATGTGCTCGAGCCTCTTCTACTTTATCTTGTTGGGAGAGCATCAAGTTATAGATTTCCTCATTAGCCTTTTGCTGATCCTGTTTAAATCTTAACTCTTTGTTTTTTGCTCTTTGGGTGGCTATGATATACAATAGAAAAAGTGTAAACAATAAAACAATAGACACTACAAAAAGCCAAAATCGTTCCCTTGAAATCCTTTGATTCTCCTGTTCAATGAGGTCGGTTTCAAATTCAATTCTAGCAAATTTGTTGCGCACATTCCGTTCAACATTCAGCAAACTGTCACTTAATTTTATATGCTCATTTAAATAAGCTTTACCAGAATCGCCTTCTTTCAACTCAGAAAGGACCATTAAGGCATCAAGATATATCTCGTTTGAAGAAGTCTCTCGACTCAATTTCCTAGCCTCTTGAGCATATACCAGAGCGGAATCCTTTTGCTGCAATTTGGCATAGAACTTAGAAATATCCAAACATACGGCCTGCTTAGTACCAGGATCTTCTAGACTGTCAGACATTTTGTAAGCCTCCTTAAACATGACCTCCATGGCATCATAATCGGTATGACCGGCCTCTAGTTTGGTATATGCAATGTTATCAACAATCAAAGCATAGAAAGAAGGATCGTAATCTTCAAACTCCAATCGATATGGCAGTAAACTCTTGTAAAGCTGCAAAGCTGTTTTATAGTCTCCTTTTTTCCGGTAAACAAAAGCCTTATTATTTTTAGAAATGCACTTCTCTACAAAACCGTCTTCCATTTCATTAGCAATATCAATTGCCCGATCATAATACTGGACAGCCTTATCAAAATGCTGTAGTTTATTGGAAACAATACCTATTAAATTGTGAAGCATCCATTGATTTCCCAAATTATACTTACTTTTTGGTTGCTTCTCTAGTAATTTAATAGCCTTAATTGCATTTTCCTCACCGCTCATATAATCCTTCTCCATCACCTGCATCTCAGCAATGTTCGTTAAAACATCAGCCTGTCCCTCTTTATCCCTAAGCACTACGGCATAATCTAAAGCCTTATTGAGGTAAAAATAAGCACTATCAATCTTCTTATCATAATGATAAAAATACCCCAAATTGGAACTGGCCACTCCAAGTGAAACTGTATCATTTAACTTTTTGGCCAGTTTAACATTCCTCTGGTTAATCTTCACATACTCCACATATTCTTCTGTCAAAAAGTACATTAAAGACAACTTTCTATTACTAGCTAAAATCGTGGAATCTACTCCTTCAATTTCAGCCATTTTAACCGATCTTATTGCAAACTCCAAACGTTCCTGCAATGGATAGTCCTCATTTTGGGACATTTCCCTTAGTTCAATAATACTGTCTAAAATGGAAAAATTCTTCTTATCCTGAGCAACAGAAATGATACTAATGAAGAAAACGAATAAGAAAAGGTAGGGCCTTATCAAAATTTGAAATATTATATTCTACTCTCAAATTTAGAATAATTATTAAGAAATAAATATAGATTCTCTACTTATAAACAACAAAAGCCCCTTACCAATAAAATTATTGATAAAGAGCTTTTACAAACTATACAGGGAGAAATTTATTTATCCGTTGGTCTTAAGTCTTCCCAAAGATCTTTCATGAGCCAACAAATTTTTCTTGTTATATTCTTTATAGGTCGGTGTGTTATCATTACTTACATCACTGGTTTGTCCAGATACAGTTAATAATAAAACGGCTAACAATAATAATGTAATTTTTAGGGCTTTCATGTCTCTTAATTTTGGTTGTACAATAGTTAATATTTCTGTTCAGTTAATTACAGTTTACAACGCACCGTTAAATGCCATTGGAGGGAAGAATGGATTAACAATCACACACAGATGTGCAAATTCGTAACTAGTTGAGGGAATAAAATTTAGTTACTTTAATTAAGATTCAATGAATTAAAATTACCTCGATAAGTATTTGGGGCTTAAAGAAGTACAGCTAAGATATAATCAAAAGGAGCAAGACTTAAAATATACACGTTAAAACACTAAATTTACTCGACAAAATACATTTATGTAGGAAATTACTTTAAAATAAATGTTAAATATCGGCAATATCATAGCATACTTTGACAAAATAATATTTCAATTTACCAGAGAAAACTTATAATTTGCTGTAAGAAATCATCAATTTTATATTTAATCAAAATGACTACCAAAAACTATTTGTTAATCATATTCACATGCCTCACCCTTACCCTGCATGCTCAAAGTAAAATGTCACGAATTAGTGTTACAGGAAATAGCTTTACCACGGAAGCTGGGGATACAATTATTTTCAGAGGTTTAAACACTAGTGATCCTGACAAGCTGAAGAAGGATGGTTATTGGACCAAAAGTTATTTTAAGGAAATCAAAAATTGGGGTGCCAATTTAGTTAGATTTCCTGTGCATCCCCCCAGATGGAATGAACGAGGCCATGAAGCTTATCTACAACTTTTAGACGACGGGATTAAATGGGCAGGGGAATTAGGCATGTATGTTATTATAGATTGGCATAGCATTGGCAACCTTAGAACCCAAATGTACCAATCAGACATTTATGATACCACACCAAAGGAAACCTATGATTTTTGGCGTAAGATTGCCAAGCGCTACGGAAATAATCCAACTGTGGCATTTTACGAACTTTTTAATGAGCCCACTACCTACAACCATGAGCTTGGCACCATTACCTGGGAGCAGTGGTCTGATTTCAATAAAGAAATGATAACGATTATACGCGCCAATGGAGGTCAGGGTATCCCTTTGGTTGCTGGATTTAATTGGGCCTATGATCTCACCCCCGTCCAAGACGCCCCATTAGACATTGAAGGCATTGCCTATGTTAGTCATCCCTATCCGCAAAAAAGAGAAAAGCCCTGGGAAGCTAAATGGACTGCTGATTGGGGATTTGTAAAACACAAATACCCCATAATACTCACAGAAATTGGTTTTTGCGGCCCCGAAGACCCTGGAGCACACCAACCGGTTATTAGCGATGAAAGTTACGGAGATGCCATTACTAAATATTGCGATGAACGCGGCATATCCTATATGATTTGGGTATTTGACAAAGAGTGGGCACCACGGTTATTTACAGATGATAAATACACCCCCTCAAGACACGGCACCTATTTTAAAAAGAAACTTCAGAGCTACAAGTATTAAACAAGTGGCTCTGAAGTTAAATATATCTTGAAAATAGCTTATTAAACTATTTTTTTAGTCGAATTTCTGTGAATAATTGTAGTTTCTACAACGTGATGCGTTGTCTCTGTTGTATGCCCCTGTATTCTATCTAACAAAGCTTTTACAGACTCCCTACCAATTTGCTCCGCATGCTGACTTACAACCGTTAATGAAGGAATGGAATGTTCTGCCATAAGTCCATTGGTAAATCCTATTACGGAAATTTCATCGGGAATTTTATAACCGTTCAATCTAGCAACATTTAAGGCCAAAACCGCCGAGTATTCATCAGCTGCAAGGATAGCATCCACTTTGTTTGTTCTTAAAAACTCAGACAGCTCCCTTTCAATTGTATTGTAGTTCTCTACATTCAATATCATGGGAGAGATTTGAAGCTCGGACAAAGCATCTAAATACCCTTTTTCACGATCTTGCCCCACACTAATAGTTGGAATCGGGTTTACAAATACGATGTTTCTACATCCCGTTTC
Coding sequences within it:
- a CDS encoding DUF456 domain-containing protein — encoded protein: MDIFLITIASLCMILGIAGSFLPILPGPLLSWIGLLLIGFSKNIPLSQTFLILTFIIATVIMILDYIIPAVGTKRYGGSRAGIVGTSIGLIIGLLFLGPFGIIIGPFIGALIGELINKSSLNTAMKAAWGSFLGFLASTFMKFVISIVYLGFFIAKLVDNWSSITS
- a CDS encoding ATP-binding protein; the encoded protein is MSQNEDYPLQERLEFAIRSVKMAEIEGVDSTILASNRKLSLMYFLTEEYVEYVKINQRNVKLAKKLNDTVSLGVASSNLGYFYHYDKKIDSAYFYLNKALDYAVVLRDKEGQADVLTNIAEMQVMEKDYMSGEENAIKAIKLLEKQPKSKYNLGNQWMLHNLIGIVSNKLQHFDKAVQYYDRAIDIANEMEDGFVEKCISKNNKAFVYRKKGDYKTALQLYKSLLPYRLEFEDYDPSFYALIVDNIAYTKLEAGHTDYDAMEVMFKEAYKMSDSLEDPGTKQAVCLDISKFYAKLQQKDSALVYAQEARKLSRETSSNEIYLDALMVLSELKEGDSGKAYLNEHIKLSDSLLNVERNVRNKFARIEFETDLIEQENQRISRERFWLFVVSIVLLFTLFLLYIIATQRAKNKELRFKQDQQKANEEIYNLMLSQQDKVEEARAHEKKRISEELHDGILGRLFGTRLSLDSLSFSEGQEAAKSRIGYISELKKIEEDIRKISHDLNTDFVSGSGFMDIVGELVEKQANAYQLKYTFDYTDDINWENVPNKTKINIYRIIQESLQNIYKHAEAQLVNIEVDLQEDTIVVTLKDDGRGFDINRSRKGIGLKNINSRIAEVDGKLSISSAPKQGTKIKIEIPYIN
- a CDS encoding glycoside hydrolase family 5 protein, which encodes MSRISVTGNSFTTEAGDTIIFRGLNTSDPDKLKKDGYWTKSYFKEIKNWGANLVRFPVHPPRWNERGHEAYLQLLDDGIKWAGELGMYVIIDWHSIGNLRTQMYQSDIYDTTPKETYDFWRKIAKRYGNNPTVAFYELFNEPTTYNHELGTITWEQWSDFNKEMITIIRANGGQGIPLVAGFNWAYDLTPVQDAPLDIEGIAYVSHPYPQKREKPWEAKWTADWGFVKHKYPIILTEIGFCGPEDPGAHQPVISDESYGDAITKYCDERGISYMIWVFDKEWAPRLFTDDKYTPSRHGTYFKKKLQSYKY
- a CDS encoding response regulator; this encodes MMQQINILMVDDHPMIIEGYQNTLMATKNDDQVLLIDTANNCDTANELLQRSANERPYDVCFFDISLPSSTDGTITSGEDLAKIARDIMPHSKIIILTMFNESYRIHNIIKEVQPDGFLIKSDLTSIELAEAFQHILVSPPYYSSTVNNYLKKTVSSDVYIDDINRKILHLLSQGIKTRSLKEYIDLSMSAIEKRKKQMKLLFSVEDGKDETLLKEARDKGFL